The sequence below is a genomic window from Bos javanicus breed banteng chromosome 5, ARS-OSU_banteng_1.0, whole genome shotgun sequence.
agacccatgttcaatccctgggtcaggaagatcccctggagaagggaatggctacacactccagtattcttgcctggagaattccatgggaagaggaacctggcaagctacagtccatgtagccACAGAGctagacaagactgagcgacatttttttttttttttctcccaaggaaaAGTAGCAGTAAGGGGAAACAGTCAGGCCTCAATAGTCTTCTGTTTGGTCATGATATTGGAAGGCCTAGAGTTGATCTGTGAGCAAGTCACAACCACACCAGGCTCACCACTGATGCTCTGAGGGCTCAGACTGGAAAGACTAGGGTAAGCTGGAGCTCTCAAACATGTAAGTGGGGGTGTTTAAGTCACAACAGTAgacagttttggagaaggaaatggcaacctactgcagtattactgcctggaaaatcccatggatagaagaatcTGGCacgctacaatccatggggtagcaaagagtcagacaaaactgagggactttcactttttttttcccccaaggataTGAACATGTACCTTCACACAGGCAAGGTGAACAAGTAGCAGTAAGGGGAAGTAGCCAGGCCTCAACAGACTTCTGTTTGGTCATAATATTGGAAGGCCTAGAGTTGACCTATAAGTCACAATCATACCAAGCTCACCACTGATGCTTTGAGGGCTCATACTGGGGAGACTGGGGCATAGCTGGAGCTctcaaatatgtaaataaatggaggTGTTTAAGTCACGACAGTAGACAATTTTGCTTTATAAGAGAAGGGACTGAGGTGAAAGAAGTTGTTCAGTGTTGACACACTGTGGTTGGTGATATATCAAATCTTCCTGGAAGCAGAGTCAGTAAATTCATGACCTTGGGGGGTAccatattttctaaatatctcCTATCTAAAGTCCCATGTTCCCATTAAACATTGTCACTAGACAGGATCActcatagtttgttttttttttaaagcacagaaatcaaacaaTGAGATTCTACAACTCTAGCAAACTGGGGTAAGAAAATAACTGGGATGGGGCTGTGTGAGGAGGTACAAGGAAGGCTGTTTTAGTTTAGACTTGCTTCCCAggtctgtttttctctctggttgTCTGCCCCAGGACTTCTGCCTGTTACATTTCTTTCTTAAGGCTCCTATGCAATGAATCTCTTCCTTCCCAGCCTTGCTTCTCAGGTTCCCCGGACTTCTCACCCTGCATAGTGCCGCACACAGCACTTTTTGCTCCACCCTAAGTTTCTTCTCTACCACTTGTTTCTCCCACTCTGCTCATTGCCTTCCCATTTAGGCCTATGTCTTTCTCGCTAACCTTCTTGACCGACATCTCCCCCTAGCCACCCGCAGCCTCTTGCTTCTTTGCCAAAGTACCCAGTCTAATCCTTTCTCCACCCTATCCTTCTATTCTACCCCAGCCTCACCCAACGAAGGAGCGTCGCGCACGCCAGGTCTTGCCTGTCCTCGGTTCTCTGTTTTGACCCATCTCCCGCCTTTTTAGGACGCCTAGGTCCCTGCTACATCCCTGTCAATCTTATGGCCTCGCGCCAACCCCTACCCCCCACCGCCAGCTTCCTCCCTTAGGCCTCAGCCCACCCAGCGACCCTCTCCCCACCAGGCCCCCGCCCACGTGTCCCCCTCCCTTCACGCCCAGGCccctcaggccccgcccccggcggCCGAGGCCCCGCCTCTCGCGCTTCGCCCAAACCCCGCCCCTCACTCACCTGAGGCAGCTCCGCGCGCGCGCAGGATGGgggggtgagggagaggggaCGGAATTGGGAGAGAGGGAGGCGGGGCAGCGGGGGTCCCCCACTCTGGCCCGGACGGCCCAGTGCGGGGGGAGTGGGGTCACTGAGCTGGCCACAACCGGGCCGGAGGCGGGACCCGGGCGctcagcggcggcggcggctccatCTCCATCAGCGGCTTCACCTGAGGAGGGACAGGCCCCCCCCCATAAACCCCCCCAGTACGACTGTCCCCCTCCCCTGAACAACTTCCGGTCCCACTACCAGGCGACAGGCGGTGTGGCCGAACACCGAGCGCCTCCAAGCTGGGGAGACCAGGGAAGGAGAGCTAGGGGAGAGTAGTCGAGCGCCGAAAGATTCAAGTCCTAAAGGCGCGGTCGCAGGCAAAGGAAAACTCAAGGACTGACCCTTCATCTACATCTACTTTGCAAACAAGTCCACGTTGGGCGCTCTAGTTGCCCTGGCATGCCTGCCTCTACTGCCAAGTTTTGCCTTTGCCCCTTCTACGACAATATTGATTTTAACCTCCTTAACATTCTTCGCCTTTCCTGCAAGGGCGAAGGAATTGTGTAGGGGAGGGACTTAAgaatgacaaattaaaaaaaatttcctcttgGAGGGATATCTTGAGGTCATTCACCTAAGTAGTCCTGCAGACACGGACAGACTTCAGAGAACGAAACCCCACTTCTTGACTTCCCTTCACCTTTTGTTTTGAGTTCTCAAGAGATATCCCAATACCAGTGCATTTCCCTCTCTTCAGTTTGCTCACTCCCCAGCCTCAAGAAGTCCCccaaatcatctttaaaaaatttttcaaagtgGTAGTCTTAAGCAgatattttattgatgtatttaGAAAAGTGGAACTATAAAGGGAGAGGGTTGTGTTGCGCTCTTCACAACCCTTGGCAACCTAGAGGCAGTAAAaagttacatatacacacattctctgaagaatcccaaggacaaaggCAAAATAAGGCCTCAGTGGTGACAGTCATTAGAAATGGAGATAGGGCAGATAGAGAAAACAGTGCTTATTTCCAGAATTACTCTTCCTGCTTCTAGTCCTTTGCTCCAATAGCTCTTACCTTCTGGCACAGGGTCAGTGGCCTGTGACTATAAATAGTGTCCAAGGAGGAGTGAGTGCTTGGGTGGAAATGTGTAAGGAATGTATTTGTATGTGGCTTCAGAATGCATAGTCAGGGTTGTGATCCAAGACATGGAGAAGAGGTGGAGGGAAAAGATTTTTTGTGGTAATGAGGCCAAAGAATGGGTATGGAAAGAGGCTCAGAATGTGGTTCTGCTTCACCTTCTCATGGGGTGACATGGACATGGACACGGTGCCAGGCATTGTTGAGCACCCCTCGCAGGTTCCAGATTGGGGCCACTGTGTCTGGCTGCACATTGTAGCTCTCATCTACAGCCTTACAGACAATGTTCAGTTCCTTTATCCCAgctggcaaaggggcttgcaggTGCCATAGTCGCCAGGCCCAGGCCTTTCGGGCACGCTGCTCCTCTCCTTCCAGCTCAGCCACTTGCCAGGTTAGGCCCCCATCCAGAGACACATCCACCCTGACCACAGCTCTTCCTCCACCACTCCATGCATAGCCTTTGACAGTCACCTCCCCTGACCCTATTGTCTCCCCTTCTTTGGGTTGTGTGATGGCTGACTGGATAGGAAGTTCTTGGATAGATGGAGCTGAATCAAAATCTACAGTGTCCCAGTCCACAGATGGAGAAAAGCCTTTGTAATCCCGCCGCTGCCAGTGGCTGAAACTTTCCTCTGGTTCCACACTCACTTTGCCCAGCCATTTGACATGGCGGGCACCCACCACACCAGGAACCACCACTCGCACAGGAAAGCCATGGTCACGAGGCAGAGGTTGCCCATTCATCTCATATGCCAGCAGGACCTCAGCTTCAGGGTCCATGGCCCGAGCCAGAGGGATGGATGCTCCATAGGCAGTCCCTGTGGGGTCTGAGTCCAGTCCCTCAAAGCAGACATGGGCCTCAGTTTCACAGAGCTGGTAACCAGCCTGGGCTAACACATCACAAAGCCGTGCCCCAGCCCAGCGTGCAGTGCTAATGGCCCCCAAACTCCACTCCAGACCTCTTACTTCTTTGAACTGAGTCATCTCGGAGCGCCGGTTGCCAGCACACTGCAGAGTGACCGTGATCTCGTGCTTAGGGAACTGGTACAAGTCATCCAGGGACAGGCACAGTGACTGACCCCCTGGTGGCCCTACTACATTCAGGCGATAGGTGTCTGGGTCCACGTTAGGTACAGGCAAATGATTCCGGGTGAAGAATATAGGGTTCGGTGTGATGTAGTTTTCTGTCAGCAACTCAGGGGGGGGCTCCGCATTAAAGGGGCGCTGGGTGTTGACCTTCAGAGCTGAGTGACGTATAGGATCATCCGCATAAGGATCAGAGGTCTTCAAGATGGAGGGTGCCTTGTCGTCAGGGCTCAGCTCCCCAATCTTGTACTGAGCTAGTATCTCTCGCACGTGGGGCTGGTTGTGAACAGCATAGAGGGCCCAGAAGGGCTCTAAAGGACCCCCGGCTGCTAGCATCAGCTTTGATGCCCCCCCTGGGTGTATGTCCACAAATTCTGTGATATCAAAAACCTCACAGCCCAAAGTTACCCAGACCCCAGTCTCAGGGCTGCTGTGGGATTTCACTTCCTCCCTGGTATATCTGCGTGGTGACTCTTGAGAAGCCTGAGGCAAAAGGGAACAGAATGTTAAGAAGAAATCACTCTACCTCACTCTGaccctgtgcttccctggtggctcagatggttaagaatctgcccacaatgcgagagacctgggtttgatccatggttcaggaagatcccctggaaaaaggcatggcaacccactccagtattctgtcctggagaattccatggacagaggagcctgatgaggtccatggggtcgcaaagagtcagacacaactgagtgactaacaccctgACCCAACCCACAAAGTTATGGCCACTGGGAGGGTAGAAGATTCCATCTGTGCTGTGCATGAAGACCATGAAGGCTGTGTAATCATGGGGTCTGTGATAAAGCCTGGGTTGCCAGGGGAACTCACTCAGGCCCCTTGGTTCTGATAGTGAAGTCCCTTCCTTCCCTACTTACCCTGCACTGCTGATCATGACAGGCCAACACTGCCCCGAGGCCTAGCAGTGTGCCCATGACTCTCCATCCCCTGGTGCTGGAGTTATCACCAGAGAAGGTGAAGCTGGAGCGCTGGGGCTGAAAAGAATCATTTGTACAGCAGGCCCGAATGCAGAGCCTTGCAGGGGTTGACTTGAGTCTGGAAGAGAGAGAAGTCTTAGTAGCACACTTGTGATCATAAGAAAGGGCTGGGGAAGGCCTGGGGTGTACCTCTCCCAGGTTAGCCATTGGTTCCTTCAGTTGGGACTTAGTTTCTCAGCAATGGGTGGGACAAGTGAGATGTGGCTTTCCCTTTCCTCCCAGGCCACTATCTCAACCATCTTATCTGACAGTTAAGATAAGTGTCATAAAAGTACTTAAAAGGAGATATGGACTAGGAACTGGATGGCCTACCTGTAGGCCTGTCGGAGCCCTGGGGCCACAGCTctgtgcagcagcagcagcagcattatggcAGACCTAGGATAGGAGGAAGATTCCAGGATCAAGATAGGGAGTGCTGGGAGGTGATGAGATTAGGGCAGCTTGAGGCAATGGGTAGGAGGATGACACAGAGACCAGCTAGGAGCTCTCTGGACAAATGGGGAAACTTTTTCTGTGGTAACAAGGCCAAAGAATGGGAGTAGGGGTCCAAATGGGCCCTTAGAGAAAACCTGGAGGAGTTCAGAGACAGAATATGCTGACAGGATGGAAAGGaacagggggtgggagggagtccTCTGAGAATCACCTGTTCTACATCCTCTACTCTCTACTTTGTCCACTACAGAGAACAATGGGAGCCAAAAGTCTATCGTCCAGTTTGCCAGTTAATTCTTTCTGAAGCTAGCAGAGGACAACTGAGGGGTATGCTCACATAAAAGgagacaaaaaagtaaaatatagatAGTGGCAGCCTAATGAGGTAAAGGAAGCTCAGATTCTGGAGTCAAAAACTGCTTTGCATTTATAAAAACCAGTCCCGCCATTAACCAGCCCTGTTCCTGGGCAAGATACCAGGCCTCTCTGAACCTGtgtcctcatctatgaaatgagatCTACGTAGCAGAGTTGCTATGATGTGCAAACAAGTAATAACATTGTCATTGAAGGActttccctcctctccctccacccacccctaaaaaaatgaaaattgaaccCAGCTGGGAACTGGATCCCAACCTGGGTCCACACCCCTACCTTGTCTATGCCATTTCAGTGAGCTCAGCAAATTGAGTAGTTAATGGTCAGGGTGTCAGGGAACTGGCTAGAGAAGGAAGAAGGTAATTTTTCTGCTCGGGCTCGCAGCAgttttttcttcatagcactgaGCAGATCACTGATTACAGGAGGGCCAacgttgggggtggggtggggtgagaagCGTCAGAATTGCTGATGAGATGCAAGAAAGCTAGGAGTAGGAGCAGAGGCTGCACTGTACTCCCGGCCCTTGGGACCCTCACTCTCCCGCCCACTTCCCATCAGTGCCAGCAGCCCACTCTATGCTGGAGCAGTGGGGTAGAGCTGACTTATAGTGGAACTCGATAAGCCCAAGGTCCCAGTCTTGGGAGAAGCAGTCTTCTGCTACAGAACAGATGACACCCCCTTGTGCGGGTGGTGACCAGTCACTCCCCAGGGTCACTCTGGTCAGAATATGGATATTTTACCGGGGCGCAAGCAGCTGGCTCCACGTCACTGCCTAACAGCTGGCCCGAGAGTATCTTGTAGCAATAGCCCAAGGCCCCAGGAGCACCCGGCTAAAGGGGGTGGAGGCGGGTACCGGCAGTTTTGCTGTGCCTGGGATTCGGAGCACCCCCGGGTGCCAAGCCCCCGCCCAGGTTATTGGCCTTgccccctcctcttccctttcctggcCCCAGGATCCTTACCCGGCTCAACGTACGCTGGGTAGCTGTTTTACCCGCTCCGCACCCAGCGGCTATCGGCGaaggggtggggcctgggccGTGACGTTGTTGCGGAGTAAAGGACCATTCTCACCCCTCGGCTCGTCCCCCAGCCATTGGCGGGCGGCGGGCCGCCTCCCAGCTGCTGTGCCCGCCTCCTGGAGGCCAAGGAAGGCCGGACGCCACCCAGGCTTGGGGATAGGACGGGCTGTTTTTCCTTCCACCCGCGCCAGACGAGGAGTGGGAGCCTCAGGATGTTCGGAACCCGAGCAGTGTAAGGTGATGAGGACTCCCAAGGGTTGGGCTGAGAGGtgctcccgccccgcccctccccgcccgctGAGACACAAGGTGCTTTCGCTAGAGGCCTCGGCATCCAGTCGGCTTTCTCCCGGTGGTGAGCTCCGCCTCTTGTCAAgcgtctctgttgcaactaccaCAGCCCTGTTTGTCTTTTAGAGAAAACAAGATCAAAAGCTCAAGTCTTTTATTTTCAGGAATGAGGGCAGAAATGGAGTCTAAACAGTGGTTCAAAGGCTTCGAGATTCCTTGGTCTAACAATTTCTCCTCAAATTGTAGAAATAACAACACTGAATaaccatcttttatattttgcttagttgtcaatttattttaaaaggtcgttatttaatgacattttaaCACCTCAAAGTAGGAAGattatagttgctcataatatcAGAGTAAAGGACACTAACATAAATTGTTTGCTATTACCCTTTTATCATTTGGCTAGGGaaaacttcggagaaggcaatggcaccccactccaatactctcgcctggaaaatcccacggacggaggagcctggtaggctgcagtccatggggtctcgaagagtctgacacgactgagcgacttcactttcacttttcactttcatgcattggagaaggaaatggcaacccactccagtgttcttgcctggagaatcccagggacgggggagcctggtgggctgccgtctatggggtcgcacagagtcggacacgactgaagcgacgtagcagcagcagggaaaacttGTCATTGACGAGCTGTGGACCTGGGGCAAACGTACCCAACACTGCCCTCTAGAGGTGAGAAGGCTCAGTTACAACCTTACTTTAAAAgtcaactgagcgaccaacactttgacttttttcccccacctttAACTTTGGAAGATCATatcccctccttccctttcttctttccaaaactgaactagAAGAGCTTTTACTAGAAATGAAGAAGTCGTGTGGGGGTGGTAATATAAAGAAAGGGGAACTGACAGTGAAAAGGTAATTTTGGCTCTAAggtttttggaaaaaaagattCCCAATTTAACTGTACAATTTAATCATCAGACAGGGCTGATGCCCAACCTATCCTTCCAGTCTTAAAAAACAGGCTCAGTCCAAGGATACAGAGGAATCAGTTAAGGATTATCTGAAGCCATGAGATGAAATTTCTGCCTTGTAACTGTCACCCTACATAAAGCTACACACAGGCTTTATAGAATTGACCTTTTAAATctcaaaaattttcattttacagaggaaactgaggcagagaacaGTTAAGTAACTTGACTAAGGCCATAGTTAATAAACTGTCAGAGGTGGGACTGAATTCCAGGCtatctttcctgtccttcagatTCTTTGGAATTTAAAACTCCTCCTGCAACCACACCTAAccttttctctgtatcattcTCCCCGACCATTTCCACTTAGACTGTGAGGGTCAGAGCTTCAAGAATACATGGAAAAGGAGGAGAATTTCCTGCTGAAATCTTCCTATTGGGGtagaagtcacatgatcaatcaACAATgttaattcagtgattttttaaaaactttctttagGTCATGGACCCCTTTGAGATACTAATTAAGGCAGTGGGCCCTCTCCCTAGAGAGGTGCACATAAATTTTTGCATAATACTTAAAAGTATTTACAAACACCTCTCCCTCCAGTCTCATCAACTGTCTGCCCACAGGTCCATAGATGACCAACCCCTTCCATATATACATTCTGTAAGGACAGCCTAAAAAACTAAGCTAGGGACAGATTTGATGAGCTCTCTAATGGCTTGCAGTGATTAAACAGCAGTAAAAGGGCTATTTTACAAATTGGATTATCTCACTATTCAAGGAAAGATGAGTAATGAGGAGTTACCAAGatgcagggcttccttggtggcttagcagtaaagaaggttcaatccctggtggtaaagattccctggaggagggtatagcaacccactccagtattcttgcctgcagaatcccattgacagaggagcctggcgggctacagtccatagggtcacaaagttggacatgactgaaacaactaaGCATGTACATACAtacgcacgcacacatgcatgcaccaaGATGCAAAGGCAGGTGTGTTTCTGGTTCAGTAAAACATTACTGGGTTGCCTTGCAAATTTCTAGTATTagagaaatagcaaaaaaaaaaaaaagagaagagaagaagcaaCACTCCAATAcacctttttttctccttttttacttACATTAAATACATCGGTAAATCAGCAGTCGCATTCTGTTACCACGATTGTTATGttgggagaggaagaaaaggggaaaaaggcAAATGCTTTCTtagaggcaaaaaaaagaaaaagatacccccccttaaaaaacaaacaaactgatcagaagaaaaaatgaagagctgGGAAATAAAAACTAAGATTCCCCAAGCCCACCAGAGCtcaaagaaaagcagaagagcTCCTAGAAAGTAGAAGGAAGGCAACAGACAGGCCCGTAAGTTAAGGCCAATCCTGTTCCTAAGGGGGGTAGTGGAAGGGAGAAGCCTGGAGAAATGGTTTCCCAGCCCCAAGGCAATGAAACGTCTTCACTCCTGCTCCATGGGGAAAACTGCACAAAGAACTTCATTTCTCAGAAACGTATGAGAGCCATCCTAGTTCTTCCACTTCTAAGGACACACTGGGTGCTTTAGGGGGCTAATGGGTGCTAGGAAAAGAGGGGGAGAATACGCGTCTCAGGGCCGTGGGAACTAAGGCTGCCCCTGGGAAAGGAAGGGAATTGAGGCATAAGTGGAAGAACCTAAGCTCAGTCCTTCAGAATCTCAGCATCATGGATTTCTCAGCTGCTCTGGGACAGAAAGCAGTCTACAAGCCCAAAGGGCAGAATGGTTCCTAGTTCACTATGGCCTCTCCTATCTTATTTCCCCCAATTTCCCCAAAATTCTAAGCTAGAACAAGAAGGAATTTAGAGTTCTCTCTTGCCTTGATGGCTTCCCAAAGACATTCTAAAATATCTGATGAGGGACGTGGAGAGAGGCTAGAGATTTAGAAAGGACCAATGTCCTCTGGTGATGTGAGACAGTTGTGAGGGACCTTGAGTGCCAGTCATTCCCTGTCCACAGGAACAGGTGTTATGATATGAGGGGGCCACAGGTAGACCTCTGTGGTACAACTCCCTAGTGGTATGTGGATTAAACCACTGGCTGCATGGGGGATGGGTTTGGGGCAGTAAGCATGACAAACTGAAGATactaacaaaggagaaaagaaatcgGGCCTGATGGGAGGTAGGGGGGCAGAACAGACTGTACAGTGGGAATAAAGATCATACCTATTTACAGGGAAGTAGAAAAGACATGGTAATGGGTGGATCAAATTGAATGGGAACCCTGGAAAAGCACAGAAAACTCCTCCCTCTGGCCGGACTCTTCTTCACTCCCCTACAGTGAGTCACCTATGCTATCCTGAGACTGCTCTCCAGCTGCTCAGTTAATTTCCCAGGAAAGGTAAATCTATACCCAAGAGTCAGGTTGGCAAGAATATAGGTGAAGTAAGAATTAGAGTTAGAGGAAGCTAGCAGTGGAGATTGGGCTTGACTAGCTGCCACCGGTAAAGTTCTTTGCAGCCCCTCCTCAAATCTCATATACACATTGGATTCCACTTAATTAAAAAGAGGGCAAGTAAATCAACCAAACCGCCCATTAAACAAGTATCACAACTGAACTACCATCAATTAAAGTGCAAACTGCAGGGGGATATGGTGGCTGGGGCTGAGGCCATCTGAaggccagagagaaaaaaatgcctAAGTCAGAGGATGGGTATCAGAAACTGGTCCCTCCTCCATTTAGATCACAACAGAGCCAAAAGGCAGGCAACCAGTGAAGATTCTTTGGAGGACTCTGGGGTCCAGAATCTCCCCCATTATGGGGGAGAAGCTACCTAAGAAGCTGGGTGAGGGGGAAATAGGCCTTGGAAGAGTTCTTGAGCCACAGATGACACTGCTTCTCCACCTCTTCCACTTCTGCCCAGTCAGACAATAGCAAGACTCCAACCTGGTGCCCGGGAGCTGGCCGTCCCATTCCCACCTCTACCTAGAAAAACCCTCCACAAGGCCAACTCATGGATGCTGCAGTGCTTTCAGATAGGAGAATctccaaccaaacaaaaacaaaaaggcaatgtTTCCTTACTACCCCCTGCTCTGAGCCTTACTTTCCTCCAAGGCCCTTAATGTGACTGAACTGGAAACCTTCCTCAGTTCCTAGGTTTACCACCTTCTCCAtcctggggagaggaggaaaaggagatcaaGAACAGAGACTGACCAAAAGCagaaggggcaggggcaggagacaaaaaaaaaaaataagttttctgaaaaaatgggcagaaggaggaggaaagatgaGTAGGTCACTGTCTTGCACCTATAATACAAAGTGAAGAAAGTTTGTTTTGGAAGGTAAGTCCTGGGGGATCTGACCCCCAAGCCCCAGAGTAGGGGTAGGAGGCCAGTGGCAACAGCTGCCTGGTGTTGTTGCTGAAGCGTTAAAAAGTGCCATGACGGAGCTGTCAAGAGGCAGCCCTTGGGAGCCAGGGCTCAGTGTGCTGTTACCGTAGGGGCTGTGTGctgaggggtggggatggaggttaTTTCTTAGCTCTCGTGCTAGCTCCATACTTGTTTGCTGCTAGCCACCCCCTCAGTTGCTACAACACTGGCTCTTGTTCTGCTGGGACTGCTCGTGAAGATCCACACCCCGGGTTCGGCCTGCTGCACCCCCCAGATTCTGGGGTTCACTCTTTGGCAACTTCTtagctagaaataaaaacagaagggaACAAAGTATGGTAGATTTTACTCATTTCCCCAAAAAAGACTATTGGGGGAAAGGGGAAATGT
It includes:
- the SUOX gene encoding sulfite oxidase, mitochondrial; this translates as MLLLLLHRAVAPGLRQAYRLKSTPARLCIRACCTNDSFQPQRSSFTFSGDNSSTRGWRVMGTLLGLGAVLACHDQQCRASQESPRRYTREEVKSHSSPETGVWVTLGCEVFDITEFVDIHPGGASKLMLAAGGPLEPFWALYAVHNQPHVREILAQYKIGELSPDDKAPSILKTSDPYADDPIRHSALKVNTQRPFNAEPPPELLTENYITPNPIFFTRNHLPVPNVDPDTYRLNVVGPPGGQSLCLSLDDLYQFPKHEITVTLQCAGNRRSEMTQFKEVRGLEWSLGAISTARWAGARLCDVLAQAGYQLCETEAHVCFEGLDSDPTGTAYGASIPLARAMDPEAEVLLAYEMNGQPLPRDHGFPVRVVVPGVVGARHVKWLGKVSVEPEESFSHWQRRDYKGFSPSVDWDTVDFDSAPSIQELPIQSAITQPKEGETIGSGEVTVKGYAWSGGGRAVVRVDVSLDGGLTWQVAELEGEEQRARKAWAWRLWHLQAPLPAGIKELNIVCKAVDESYNVQPDTVAPIWNLRGVLNNAWHRVHVHVTP